A genomic region of Streptococcus suis contains the following coding sequences:
- a CDS encoding ParA family protein, producing the protein MIQYYYTKKEWGVVMEKEELKILEELRRILNSKNEAIVILNNYFKGGVGKSKLSTMFAYLTDKFNLKVLMIDKDLQATLTKDLAKTFKVELPRVNFYEGLKNGNLASSIVHLTDNLDLIPGTFDLMLLPKLTRSWTFENESRLLATLLAPLKSDYDLIIIDTVPTPSVYTNNAIVASDYVMIPLQAEEESTNNIQNYISYLIDLQEQFNPGLDMIGFVPYLVDTDSTTIKSNLEELYKQHKEDNLVFQNIIKRSNKVSTWSKNGITEHKGYDKKVLSMYENVFFEMLERIIQLENEKE; encoded by the coding sequence ATGATACAATATTACTATACAAAAAAAGAATGGGGCGTAGTTATGGAGAAGGAAGAACTCAAAATACTTGAAGAATTAAGACGTATTTTAAACAGTAAAAATGAAGCGATTGTTATCTTAAACAATTATTTTAAAGGTGGTGTTGGAAAGTCAAAATTATCGACTATGTTTGCTTACTTGACAGACAAATTTAATTTAAAAGTTTTAATGATCGATAAGGACTTACAAGCAACATTGACAAAAGACTTAGCAAAAACATTTAAGGTAGAATTGCCACGTGTTAATTTTTATGAAGGACTGAAAAATGGAAACTTGGCTTCTTCTATTGTTCATTTGACTGATAATTTAGACTTGATCCCTGGCACGTTTGATTTGATGTTACTGCCAAAATTAACTCGCTCATGGACTTTTGAAAATGAAAGTAGATTGCTTGCTACTCTTTTAGCACCTTTAAAAAGTGACTATGATCTCATTATTATTGATACTGTACCAACGCCAAGCGTTTATACAAATAATGCAATCGTGGCAAGTGATTACGTCATGATCCCTTTACAAGCAGAAGAAGAAAGTACAAACAACATTCAAAACTATATTTCCTATTTGATTGATTTACAAGAACAGTTTAACCCTGGACTAGATATGATCGGTTTTGTTCCTTATTTAGTTGATACGGACAGCACAACGATAAAATCAAACCTGGAAGAACTGTACAAGCAACATAAAGAAGATAACTTGGTTTTCCAAAATATTATCAAGCGAAGTAATAAAGTAAGTACCTGGTCTAAAAACGGCATTACAGAACACAAAGGCTATGACAAAAAAGTTTTATCTATGTATGAGAACGTATTTTTTGAAATGCTTGAGCGAATCATTCAATTAGAAAACGAAAAAGAATAG
- a CDS encoding type IA DNA topoisomerase, with amino-acid sequence MSTVILAEKPSQALAYASALKQSTKKDGYFEIKDPIFADETFITFGFGHLVELAEPGHYDEKWQNWKLESLPIFPDRYDFEVATDKKKQFKIVAELLKQANTIIVATDSDREGENIAWSIIHKANAFSKDKTYKRLWINSLEKDVIRSGFQNLQPGMNYYPFYQEAQTRQIADWLIGMNASPLYTLNLQQKGVQGTFSLGRVQTPTLYLIFQRQEAIENFRKEPFFEVEASIKVNQGSFKGVISPTQRFKTQEELLAFVSSEQAKIGNQEGIIADVQTKEKKTNSPSLFSLSSLQSKVNQLYKATASQTLKAMQGLYEAKLLSYPRTDTPFITENEFAYLKANFGKYSGFLGLDLEMVQTEPRKRYVDGSKVQEHHAIIPTKQVPTESALAKMDDLQRKIYALVVKTTVAMFLPDYLYEETKIQTKVADLLFQSIGKTPKQEGWKILFKQQTKEEKEDVQTLPLVIIGERAEVGVKSVEKETQPPKAFTEGTLLTAMKTANKTVDDEEAIKILQEVEGIGTEATRASIIEALKQKEYIQVIKNKLVVTEKGKLLCQAVESQHLLTSAEMTAKWETYLKKIGKREGNQENFITNIKKFIVHLLEAVPNDIEKLNFSDYQEQKEKEAEKSIVGKCPKCGNNIVLKKSFYGCSNYPECKFTLAEHFRKKKLTKTNVKELLEGKETLVKGIKNKEKKPYNAVVKIGEKGYIDFISFSK; translated from the coding sequence ATGAGTACGGTTATTTTAGCTGAAAAACCAAGCCAGGCATTAGCCTATGCAAGTGCTTTAAAACAAAGCACCAAAAAAGACGGTTATTTTGAGATCAAAGACCCAATCTTTGCAGATGAAACGTTTATCACGTTTGGTTTTGGGCATTTAGTCGAGTTAGCAGAACCAGGTCATTATGACGAAAAGTGGCAAAATTGGAAACTTGAATCATTGCCGATTTTTCCTGATCGATACGATTTTGAAGTGGCAACAGATAAAAAAAAGCAGTTTAAAATTGTTGCTGAACTTTTAAAACAAGCAAATACAATCATTGTCGCAACAGATAGCGACAGAGAAGGCGAAAACATTGCCTGGTCGATCATTCATAAAGCAAATGCCTTTTCTAAAGATAAAACGTATAAAAGACTATGGATCAATAGTTTAGAAAAAGATGTGATCCGTAGCGGTTTTCAAAATTTGCAACCAGGAATGAATTACTATCCCTTTTATCAAGAAGCGCAAACACGCCAAATTGCCGATTGGTTGATCGGCATGAATGCAAGCCCTTTGTATACGTTAAATTTACAGCAGAAGGGCGTACAAGGTACATTTTCACTAGGACGTGTTCAAACGCCCACCTTATATCTTATTTTTCAGCGCCAGGAAGCCATAGAAAACTTTAGAAAAGAACCTTTTTTCGAGGTGGAAGCTAGTATAAAAGTAAACCAAGGGTCATTTAAGGGCGTTATAAGCCCCACACAGCGCTTTAAAACCCAAGAGGAGCTTTTAGCTTTTGTTTCTTCTGAACAAGCTAAAATAGGCAATCAAGAGGGGATAATTGCTGATGTTCAAACCAAAGAGAAGAAAACGAATAGTCCGAGTTTGTTTTCTTTAAGTAGTTTGCAATCAAAAGTTAATCAGCTTTATAAAGCGACAGCGAGCCAAACTTTAAAAGCTATGCAAGGACTGTATGAAGCAAAATTATTGAGTTATCCAAGAACAGATACACCATTTATTACAGAGAACGAATTTGCTTATTTAAAAGCGAATTTTGGCAAATATAGCGGTTTTTTAGGACTTGATCTTGAAATGGTTCAAACAGAGCCTAGAAAGCGTTATGTGGACGGTAGTAAGGTACAGGAACACCACGCCATTATCCCAACAAAACAAGTACCTACCGAATCTGCATTAGCGAAAATGGACGATTTACAACGAAAAATATATGCTTTAGTCGTTAAAACGACCGTTGCCATGTTTTTACCTGATTACTTGTATGAAGAAACCAAGATACAAACGAAAGTAGCTGATTTGCTGTTTCAATCGATCGGAAAGACACCAAAGCAAGAAGGGTGGAAAATTCTTTTCAAACAACAAACCAAAGAAGAAAAAGAGGACGTTCAAACGTTACCACTCGTTATCATTGGCGAACGTGCCGAAGTTGGTGTTAAGAGTGTTGAAAAAGAAACGCAACCGCCAAAAGCTTTTACAGAGGGTACATTATTAACTGCTATGAAAACGGCGAATAAAACGGTTGATGATGAAGAAGCAATCAAGATTTTACAAGAAGTTGAGGGGATTGGAACAGAAGCGACAAGAGCAAGTATTATTGAAGCGTTAAAACAAAAAGAATATATCCAAGTGATTAAGAATAAGCTTGTTGTAACTGAAAAAGGAAAATTATTGTGCCAGGCAGTTGAAAGTCAGCACCTTTTAACGAGTGCTGAAATGACGGCTAAATGGGAAACGTATTTAAAAAAAATCGGTAAAAGAGAAGGCAATCAAGAGAACTTTATTACGAATATCAAAAAATTCATTGTTCATTTACTGGAAGCTGTACCTAACGATATAGAAAAACTAAATTTTTCTGATTACCAGGAACAGAAAGAAAAAGAAGCAGAAAAAAGTATTGTAGGAAAATGTCCTAAGTGTGGCAACAATATTGTATTAAAAAAATCGTTTTATGGTTGTTCAAATTATCCTGAATGTAAGTTTACTTTAGCTGAACATTTTAGAAAGAAAAAACTAACCAAAACGAATGTAAAAGAATTACTGGAGGGAAAAGAAACCCTGGTAAAAGGAATCAAAAACAAAGAGAAAAAGCCCTACAATGCCGTTGTAAAAATTGGGGAAAAGGGATATATTGATTTTATATCTTTCTCAAAATAA
- a CDS encoding DUF5962 family protein, translating to MTKTVEEMRYQLEEWLSQGFTSSEDRANYQTLKEQYEDETFDYSFSRREITGQLEIIITNRENDFPSLDKVTKAEYLDLVAQLDDLDKRQADYYRKQLA from the coding sequence ATGACCAAAACAGTAGAAGAAATGCGTTATCAACTTGAAGAATGGTTGTCACAAGGCTTTACGAGTTCAGAAGATAGGGCAAACTACCAAACTTTAAAGGAACAGTATGAAGATGAGACCTTTGATTACAGTTTTTCAAGGCGTGAAATTACTGGACAGCTGGAAATCATCATCACAAATCGTGAGAATGATTTTCCAAGCTTAGATAAGGTGACGAAGGCAGAATACCTTGATTTGGTTGCCCAACTTGATGATTTAGACAAGAGACAGGCTGACTACTATCGCAAGCAATTAGCCTAG
- a CDS encoding recombinase family protein, protein MTKVGYARVSSKEQNLDRQLKALEGVSKVFSDKASGQSVERPQLQAMLNYIREGDIVVVTELDRLGRNNKELTELMNQIQIKGATLEVLNLPSMNGIEDENLRRLINNLVIELYKYQAESERKRIKERQAQGIEIAKKKGKFKGRQLKFKENDPRLQHAFDLFLNGLSDKEVEEQTGINRRTFRRYRSRYNVTVDQRKNNEKRDS, encoded by the coding sequence ATGACTAAAGTAGGGTATGCACGTGTCAGTAGCAAAGAACAGAACTTAGATAGACAACTGAAAGCGTTAGAGGGCGTTTCTAAGGTCTTTTCAGACAAAGCAAGCGGTCAATCGGTCGAACGCCCACAATTACAAGCTATGCTTAACTATATTCGTGAAGGGGATATAGTTGTTGTTACTGAATTAGATCGATTAGGACGAAATAATAAAGAATTAACAGAATTGATGAATCAAATTCAAATTAAGGGGGCAACCCTGGAAGTCTTAAATTTACCCTCAATGAATGGTATTGAAGATGAAAATTTAAGACGGCTGATTAATAATTTAGTGATTGAATTGTATAAGTACCAAGCGGAATCTGAACGCAAACGAATTAAAGAACGCCAAGCCCAAGGAATTGAAATTGCTAAGAAAAAAGGAAAATTCAAAGGGCGACAACTGAAATTCAAAGAAAATGATCCACGTTTACAACACGCTTTCGATTTGTTTTTGAACGGTTTATCCGATAAAGAAGTTGAAGAACAAACTGGAATTAATCGCCGAACGTTTAGAAGGTATCGATCAAGATACAACGTGACAGTCGATCAAAGAAAAAACAATGAAAAGAGGGATAGTTAA
- a CDS encoding peptide-binding protein, whose translation MIVGNLGAQKEKRNDTPISAKKDIMGDKTVRVRADLHHIIKIETAKNGGNVKEVMEIRLRSKLKSVLIVHYLKILYNRN comes from the coding sequence GTGATTGTGGGAAATTTAGGCGCACAAAAAGAAAAACGAAATGATACACCAATCAGTGCAAAAAAAGATATAATGGGAGATAAGACGGTTCGTGTTCGTGCTGACTTGCACCATATCATAAAAATCGAAACAGCAAAGAATGGCGGAAACGTAAAAGAAGTTATGGAAATAAGACTTAGAAGCAAACTTAAGAGTGTGTTGATAGTGCATTATCTTAAAATTTTGTATAATAGGAATTGA
- the erm(B) gene encoding 23S rRNA (adenine(2058)-N(6))-methyltransferase Erm(B) gives MNKNIKYSQNFLTSEKVLNQIIKQLNLKETDTVYEIGTGKGHLTTKLAKISKQVTSIELDSHLFNLSSEKLKLNTRVTLIHQDILQFQFPNKQRYKIVGNIPYHLSTQIIKKVVFESRASDIYLIVEEGFYKRTLDIHRTLGLLLHTQVSIQQLLKLPAECFHPKPKVNSVLIKLTRHTTDVPDKYWKLYTYFVSKWVNREYRQLFTKNQFHQAMKHAKVNNLSTVTYEQVLSIFNSYLLFNGRK, from the coding sequence ATGAACAAAAATATAAAATATTCTCAAAACTTTTTAACGAGTGAAAAAGTACTCAACCAAATAATAAAACAATTGAATTTAAAAGAAACCGATACCGTTTACGAAATTGGAACAGGTAAAGGGCATTTAACGACGAAACTGGCTAAAATAAGTAAACAGGTAACGTCTATTGAATTAGACAGTCATCTATTCAACTTATCGTCAGAAAAATTAAAACTGAATACTCGTGTCACTTTAATTCACCAAGATATTCTACAGTTTCAATTCCCTAACAAACAGAGGTATAAAATTGTTGGGAATATTCCTTACCATTTAAGCACACAAATTATTAAAAAAGTGGTTTTTGAAAGCCGTGCGTCTGACATCTATCTGATTGTTGAAGAAGGATTCTACAAGCGTACCTTGGATATTCACCGAACACTAGGGTTGCTCTTGCACACTCAAGTCTCGATTCAGCAATTGCTTAAGCTGCCAGCGGAATGCTTTCATCCTAAACCAAAAGTAAACAGTGTCTTAATAAAACTTACCCGCCATACCACAGATGTTCCAGATAAATATTGGAAGCTATATACGTACTTTGTTTCAAAATGGGTCAATCGAGAATATCGTCAACTGTTTACTAAAAATCAGTTTCATCAAGCAATGAAACACGCCAAAGTAAACAATTTAAGTACCGTTACTTATGAGCAAGTATTGTCTATTTTTAATAGTTATCTATTATTTAACGGGAGGAAATAA
- a CDS encoding reverse transcriptase/maturase family protein: MRTAKTILTVIHERGKQDKPLERVYKLLFNRELYLIAYAKLYPNNGAMTKGVTEETIDGMSIQKIDMIIEQLRQETYYWRPARREYIPKKNGKHRPLGIPVWSDKLLQEVIRMILEAYYEPQFSEHSHGFRPKRGCHTALQEIQTWKGTRWFIEGDISSYFDTIDHDVLITMLSRQIQDGRFIRLIKNMLEAGCLDDWKFHKTISGTPQGGVISPLLANIYLHQFDKWVGEELIPQYTRGKKQKANSAYNRLSRRIKCYQDKGDYKKAHQLIVERRNLPSVDTYDTSYRRLRYVRYADDFILGFTGSKAEAKAIKKQIGDFLNTKLSLELSQEKTLITHATGESAKFLGYEIKAQRVNDYIDNKGRRSANGVIALFVPASVIESKCRQYMKNGKAIHRNNLLHDDDFSIVQTYQQEYRGLVQYYILAQNLSWFSKVYWYMETSLLKTLAFKHKSSINKMLAKYKTTTTSTNGRTVPCLQVVVPREDKPPLVATWGGISLSYKKKAVIEDAPYQVYGGRTELIKRLLANKCELCGSEENIEVHHIRKLADLNKHNGKLVPKWKEIMSARCRKTLVTCRDCHHAIHNGSINTRL, encoded by the coding sequence ATGCAAAGTTATACCCGAATAATGGAGCAATGACAAAGGGTGTTACAGAGGAAACGATTGATGGAATGTCTATTCAAAAAATAGATATGATTATTGAACAATTAAGACAAGAAACCTATTACTGGAGACCAGCTAGGAGAGAGTACATTCCTAAAAAGAATGGAAAACACCGTCCTTTGGGAATACCAGTATGGAGTGATAAACTTCTTCAGGAAGTGATTCGCATGATATTAGAAGCCTATTATGAGCCACAATTTAGTGAACATTCTCATGGTTTTAGACCAAAAAGAGGGTGTCATACAGCTTTACAAGAAATTCAGACCTGGAAAGGGACACGTTGGTTCATAGAAGGAGATATCTCTAGTTATTTTGACACGATTGACCACGATGTATTAATCACTATGTTGTCTAGACAAATTCAGGATGGTCGGTTTATTAGGCTTATCAAAAATATGCTTGAGGCAGGATGTCTTGATGATTGGAAGTTTCACAAGACTATTAGTGGAACACCGCAAGGTGGAGTTATTAGTCCTTTATTAGCTAATATCTATTTACATCAATTTGATAAGTGGGTCGGTGAAGAACTGATACCTCAATATACAAGAGGTAAAAAGCAGAAAGCAAACTCAGCCTATAATCGTTTGAGTAGAAGAATTAAATGCTATCAGGATAAAGGAGATTATAAAAAAGCTCATCAGTTAATTGTTGAGAGAAGAAATCTCCCTTCAGTCGATACTTATGATACCAGCTATCGGAGATTAAGATATGTTCGGTATGCGGATGACTTTATTCTAGGCTTTACAGGTTCAAAAGCTGAGGCAAAGGCTATAAAGAAGCAAATTGGAGACTTTTTAAATACTAAGTTATCTTTGGAACTTTCTCAAGAAAAGACTTTGATTACCCATGCGACTGGAGAATCAGCTAAATTTCTGGGATATGAGATAAAAGCACAACGTGTCAATGATTATATTGATAACAAAGGGAGACGGAGTGCCAATGGTGTTATCGCATTATTTGTACCTGCATCGGTTATTGAAAGCAAATGCCGCCAATACATGAAAAATGGTAAAGCTATTCATCGTAATAACTTATTACATGATGATGACTTTAGTATCGTTCAAACTTACCAACAAGAATATAGAGGGCTGGTTCAATATTATATATTGGCACAAAATTTGTCATGGTTCTCAAAAGTCTATTGGTATATGGAAACATCACTCCTTAAAACATTAGCATTTAAACATAAGTCATCCATTAATAAAATGTTAGCTAAATATAAGACTACCACAACTAGCACGAATGGCCGAACTGTGCCGTGTTTACAGGTAGTTGTGCCTCGAGAAGATAAACCTCCTCTAGTTGCAACGTGGGGTGGCATTTCACTTTCTTATAAAAAGAAAGCTGTAATAGAAGATGCTCCGTATCAAGTTTATGGTGGTCGAACAGAGCTTATCAAGCGATTACTCGCAAATAAGTGTGAGCTATGTGGAAGTGAGGAGAACATAGAGGTACATCATATCAGAAAATTAGCAGACTTGAACAAACACAATGGGAAATTAGTTCCAAAGTGGAAAGAAATCATGTCAGCAAGATGTCGAAAAACGCTAGTGACTTGTCGGGATTGTCACCATGCAATACATAATGGTTCAATAAATACACGTTTATGA
- the tet(O) gene encoding tetracycline resistance ribosomal protection protein Tet(O), producing the protein MKIINLGILAHVDAGKTTLTESLLYTSGAIAEPGSVDKGTTRTDTMNLERQRGITIQTAVTSFQWEDVKVNIIDTPGHMDFLAEVYRSLSVLDGAVLLVSAKDGIQAQTRILFHALQTMKIPTIFFINKIDQEGIDLPMVYQEMKAKLSSEIIVKQKVGQHPHINVTDNDDMEQWDAVIMGNDELLEKYMSGKPFKMSELEQEENRRFQNGTLFPVYHGSAKNNLGIRQLIEVIASKFYSSTPEGQSELCGQVFKIEYSEKRRRFVYVRIYSGTLHLRDVIKISEKEKIKITEMCVPTNGELYSSDTACSGDIVILPNDVLQLNSILGNEMLLPQRKFIENPLPMLQTTIAVKKSEQREILLGALTEISDGDPLLKYYVDTTTHEIILSFLGNVQMEVICAILEEKYHVEAEIKEPTVIYMERPLRKAEYTIHIEVPPNPFWASVGLSIEPLPIGSGVQYESRVSLGYLNQSFQNAVMEGVLYGCEQGLYGWKVTDCKICFEYGLYYSPVSTPADFRLLSPIVLEQALKKAGTELLEPYLHFEIYAPQEYLSRAYHDAPRYCADIVSTQVKNDEVILKGEIPARCIQEYRNDLTYFTNGQGVCLTELKGYQPAIGKFICQPRRPNSRIDKVRHMFHKLA; encoded by the coding sequence ATGAAAATAATTAACTTAGGCATTCTGGCTCACGTTGACGCAGGAAAGACAACATTAACGGAGAGTTTATTGTATACCAGTGGTGCAATTGCAGAACCAGGGAGCGTAGATAAAGGCACAACAAGGACAGATACAATGAATTTGGAGCGTCAAAGGGGAATCACTATCCAGACAGCAGTGACATCTTTTCAGTGGGAGGATGTAAAAGTCAACATTATAGATACGCCAGGCCATATGGATTTTTTGGCGGAAGTATACCGTTCTTTATCCGTATTAGACGGAGCAGTATTATTAGTTTCTGCAAAGGATGGCATACAGGCACAGACCCGTATACTGTTTCATGCACTACAGACAATGAAGATTCCGACAATTTTTTTCATCAATAAAATTGACCAAGAGGGGATTGATTTGCCAATGGTATATCAAGAAATGAAAGCAAAGCTTTCTTCGGAAATTATAGTGAAGCAAAAGGTTGGGCAGCATCCCCATATAAATGTAACGGACAATGACGATATGGAACAGTGGGATGCGGTAATTATGGGAAACGATGAACTATTAGAGAAATATATGTCAGGGAAACCGTTTAAAATGTCAGAACTGGAACAGGAAGAAAACAGGAGATTCCAAAACGGAACGTTATTTCCCGTTTATCACGGAAGTGCTAAAAACAATCTGGGGATTCGGCAGCTTATAGAAGTGATTGCCAGTAAGTTTTATTCATCAACGCCTGAAGGTCAATCTGAACTATGCGGGCAGGTTTTTAAGATTGAATATTCAGAGAAAAGGCGGCGTTTTGTTTATGTGCGTATATATAGCGGAACATTGCATTTGAGGGATGTTATTAAAATATCTGAAAAAGAGAAAATAAAAATCACAGAGATGTGTGTTCCGACAAACGGTGAATTATATTCATCCGATACAGCCTGCTCTGGTGATATTGTAATTTTACCAAATGATGTTTTGCAGCTAAACAGTATTTTGGGGAACGAAATGCTGTTGCCGCAGAGAAAATTTATTGAAAATCCTCTCCCTATGCTCCAAACAACGATTGCAGTAAAGAAATCTGAACAGCGGGAAATATTGCTTGGGGCACTTACAGAAATTTCAGATGGCGACCCTCTTTTAAAATATTATGTGGATACTACAACGCATGAGATTATACTTTCTTTTTTGGGGAATGTGCAGATGGAAGTCATTTGTGCCATCCTTGAGGAAAAATACCATGTGGAGGCAGAAATAAAAGAGCCTACTGTTATATATATGGAAAGACCGCTTAGAAAAGCAGAATATACCATCCACATAGAAGTCCCGCCAAATCCTTTCTGGGCTTCTGTCGGGTTGTCCATAGAGCCGCTCCCTATTGGAAGCGGAGTGCAGTATGAAAGCAGAGTTTCACTTGGATATTTAAACCAATCGTTCCAAAATGCGGTTATGGAGGGGGTTCTTTATGGCTGCGAGCAGGGGCTGTATGGATGGAAAGTGACAGACTGTAAAATCTGTTTTGAATATGGATTGTATTATAGTCCTGTAAGTACCCCCGCAGACTTTCGGCTGCTTTCCCCTATCGTATTGGAGCAGGCTTTAAAAAAAGCAGGGACAGAACTATTAGAGCCATATCTCCACTTTGAAATTTATGCACCGCAGGAATATCTCTCACGGGCGTATCATGATGCCCCAAGGTATTGTGCAGATATTGTAAGTACTCAGGTAAAGAATGACGAGGTCATTCTGAAAGGAGAAATCCCTGCCAGATGTATTCAAGAATACAGGAACGATTTAACTTATTTCACAAATGGGCAGGGAGTCTGCTTGACAGAGTTAAAAGGATACCAGCCAGCTATTGGTAAATTTATTTGCCAACCCCGCCGCCCGAATAGCCGTATAGATAAGGTTCGGCATATGTTCCACAAGTTAGCTTAA
- a CDS encoding TnpV protein, whose product MAKTIFEEMGGKYERQGDYLIPCLTVPAEEEQPIGIWGQRHLDYLKHHCKVTYTNLLTSGRLNAYLADIDRQAQERFERLIEGMKQAQGITEQLKAENALEWTGCLNNIRACAREIVEKEIIFA is encoded by the coding sequence ATGGCAAAGACAATTTTTGAGGAAATGGGCGGCAAATACGAAAGGCAAGGCGATTATTTAATACCGTGCTTAACTGTACCCGCCGAAGAAGAACAGCCGATAGGCATCTGGGGACAGCGGCATTTGGATTATCTGAAGCATCACTGCAAAGTTACATACACCAATCTTCTTACAAGCGGCAGACTTAACGCTTACCTTGCCGACATTGACAGACAGGCACAGGAACGCTTTGAAAGGCTCATAGAGGGTATGAAACAGGCACAGGGCATAACGGAACAGCTAAAGGCAGAAAACGCCTTAGAATGGACAGGATGCCTCAATAACATAAGGGCTTGTGCGAGGGAGATTGTGGAAAAGGAAATTATTTTTGCATAA
- a CDS encoding DUF5966 family protein — MLEKILQSLLIIAAIGLMLFVLYRIVKVSGALFLIGLISGLVFIEIYGVYLFFTERYLYSEDLATNGVWSFTGFFIALNLFLVLSFIIKWWRNRIV, encoded by the coding sequence ATGTTGGAGAAAATTCTACAAAGCCTTTTGATTATCGCAGCAATAGGACTGATGTTGTTTGTCCTTTATCGGATTGTGAAAGTTTCAGGTGCTTTATTTCTTATCGGACTCATCAGTGGATTAGTCTTTATTGAAATCTATGGAGTTTACCTCTTCTTTACTGAGAGATACCTCTATTCAGAAGATTTAGCAACTAATGGAGTTTGGAGTTTTACAGGATTTTTTATTGCTTTGAATCTATTTCTCGTTTTAAGCTTTATTATAAAGTGGTGGAGAAATAGAATAGTTTAA
- a CDS encoding peptidylprolyl isomerase: MLNKVKARFLIGVGGLIAVSFMVMIGYTIGSQSVSKQTEHQIRAEANKLVTKEKQEERATVLSDELVKEFLTQYFTKVQLGENNTRIKPYMTDSAFSEEEANQNKAINQVYKDYMLDYRFESASIYVNTESNVALAEVSYQVTYVSDLSEQQQRTTQTETKTVILSYSKVSDKLLVNQLTIWNGKLEDMKEATNGANSSIPTIQGTTTSENN; the protein is encoded by the coding sequence ATGTTAAATAAAGTGAAAGCTCGATTTCTGATTGGAGTAGGAGGTTTAATCGCAGTCAGTTTTATGGTCATGATTGGCTATACGATTGGCTCACAATCCGTTTCAAAACAAACTGAGCACCAAATACGAGCAGAAGCCAATAAACTTGTGACAAAGGAAAAGCAAGAGGAAAGAGCGACAGTCCTATCAGATGAGCTTGTCAAAGAATTTCTCACACAATATTTCACCAAGGTCCAACTAGGAGAAAATAACACTCGTATCAAGCCCTACATGACGGACTCGGCATTTTCAGAAGAGGAAGCAAATCAGAATAAAGCGATCAATCAAGTTTATAAAGACTATATGCTTGACTATCGATTTGAATCAGCCAGTATCTATGTCAATACAGAAAGCAATGTTGCACTTGCGGAAGTTTCCTATCAAGTGACTTATGTTTCTGATTTGAGTGAGCAACAACAGCGAACAACTCAGACAGAAACCAAGACAGTTATATTATCCTACTCCAAAGTTTCCGACAAGCTCCTGGTTAATCAGTTGACTATTTGGAATGGGAAACTGGAGGACATGAAAGAAGCCACAAATGGTGCTAATTCCAGCATACCAACGATCCAAGGAACTACAACAAGTGAGAACAACTAG